A genome region from candidate division KSB1 bacterium includes the following:
- a CDS encoding phosphate propanoyltransferase, whose amino-acid sequence MKPLPANLAGRVEQIVRQVIDEMLPPYGERTVPIGISARHLHISQEHLEILFGPGAKLTKLRDLTQPGEFAAEETVAVMGPNRRLFGQVRILGPVREATQLELAYTDGIFLGMQLPCRMSGDIKGSAPFVVIGPAGVLRLPEGAIRAMRHIHMSPEDARRFGLKQGDKIKVKAYGTASLTFDDVVVRIKEGLILQMHIDTDEANAAGIDPHNAFGEMIF is encoded by the coding sequence ATGAAACCACTACCCGCAAATTTAGCCGGACGAGTCGAACAGATCGTCCGCCAAGTCATTGATGAGATGCTGCCGCCGTACGGAGAGCGTACGGTGCCGATCGGCATCTCGGCGCGCCACCTGCACATCAGCCAGGAACATCTGGAGATTTTGTTCGGACCCGGGGCCAAGCTGACCAAGCTCCGCGACCTCACGCAGCCCGGCGAATTTGCCGCCGAAGAGACCGTGGCGGTCATGGGACCCAACCGCCGCTTATTCGGCCAAGTGCGTATTTTAGGACCGGTGCGGGAGGCGACGCAACTGGAGCTCGCCTATACCGACGGCATCTTTTTGGGAATGCAGCTGCCGTGCCGCATGTCCGGCGACATCAAAGGCAGCGCTCCGTTCGTGGTCATCGGGCCGGCCGGAGTGCTGCGGCTCCCGGAAGGCGCCATCCGCGCCATGCGCCACATTCACATGAGCCCCGAAGATGCTCGACGTTTCGGCCTCAAACAGGGTGACAAGATCAAGGTCAAGGCCTACGGCACAGCCTCCCTCACCTTCGATGATGTGGTCGTGCGCATCAAGGAAGGACTGATTTTGCAGATGCACATCGATACCGACGAAGCCAACGCCGCAGGCATCGATCCTCACAACGCCTTCGGCGAGATGATCTTTTAG